A single window of Nasonia vitripennis strain AsymCx chromosome 4, Nvit_psr_1.1, whole genome shotgun sequence DNA harbors:
- the LOC100116248 gene encoding RRP15-like protein, with amino-acid sequence MIALDTPTKIKKSPKKPLVQVPVVTKTEDDDSEDLEESDAEEAGTDSLNEEMEEGQGASNDEQSSSGVEGDESGDNEDSDESNEVSDKSKANPGWADAMKKILNTKKPKRKKSIVLSKAKKLNEILAKPKEVPVPFELEGENGEIKKETIKVEEGVDQSDKTTEQKNHRRKESLGIRVKPSVLDRERERRLQKIATNGVVQLFNAVRQQQKEIEEKLVEAGPLERKREKALKNIDRRAFLDVLMGGTSNLAPDEKKEELKEEEEENKDENDESNNKDKKVWSVLRDDFVMGAKLKDWNKQDTDEESSAPEEMDSD; translated from the exons ATGATTGCCCTCGACACTCCTACGAAAATCAAAAAGTCGCCGAAAAAGCCTTTGG TACAAGTACCAGTGGTTACAAAGACTGAAGACGATGATTCCGAGGATCTTGAAGAATCAGATGCAGAGGAAGCTGGTACAGACAGTCTAAATGAAGAAATGGAAGAAGGCCAAGGTGCCAGCAATGATGAGCAGTCAAGCTCTGGTGTGGAAGGAGATGAATCGGGCGACAACGAAGACAGCGACGAATCAAATGAGGTTTCCGACAAATCAAAGGCTAATCCTGGCTGGGCTGATGCTATGAAGAAGATTTTAAACACAAAGAaaccaaaaagaaaaaagtccATAGTTTTGTCAAAGGCCAAAAAGTTAAATGAAATATTAGCCAAGCCAAAGGAGGTGCCAGTACCGTTTGAATTAGAGGGAGAAAACggtgaaataaaaaaggaaacgaTAAAAGTTGAAGAGGGTGTAGATCAAAGTGATAAAACTACTGAACAGAAAAATCACAGAAGGAAAGAATCATTAGGAATCAGGGTCAAACCATCTGTATTAGACAGGGAGCGTGAAAGGCGGCTACAAAAAATTGCtacaaa tggtGTTGTTCAGTTGTTCAATGCAGTTAGGCAACAGCAGAAAGAGATTGAAGAAAAATTGGTTGAAGCCGGACCATTggaaaggaaaagagagaaagctttgAAGAACATTGACAGAAGAGCATTCTTGGATGTTTTAATGGGTGGCACAAGTAACTTGGCTccagatgaaaaaaaagaagaattgaaagaagaagaagaagagaacaaAGATGAGAACGATGAGAGTAATAATAAA GACAAAAAGGTCTGGAGCGTTTTGAGGGACGATTTTGTAATGGGAGCTAAACTGAAAGACTGGAACAAGCAGGACACTGACGAAGAATCGTCGGCTCCCGAAGAAATGGATAGCGATTAG
- the Ostf1 gene encoding osteoclast stimulating factor 1: protein MAATVNTPGRPAPPKPVSKPGKVKVVRALYKYTAQHSDELSFEEGDLLYVYDSGQSSVSNRLQARCGNKKGWIPANYVEEQVEEIVLPLHEAARRGNISFLREGLSSGVSGTGLDSAGNTPLYWAARAGHEDCVKLLLEIPNPAVNAQNKMGDTPLHVAASHGHLSIVNLLLEAGSDTTLRNNSGSTAEELACDSVIKNAIQMSQQQYNATTVYDYNEEDYNDESD, encoded by the exons ATGGCTGCCACAGTAAATACACCAGGACGTCCTGCACCTCCAAAACCAGTTTCAAAACCTG GAAAGGTAAAAGTAGTGAGAGCGCTGTACAAGTACACAGCGCAGCAT AGTGATGAATTATCCTTTGAAGAAGGTGATCTTCTCTATGTTTATGACAGTGGACAGTCCAGTGTCAGTAATCGATTACAAGCTCGATGTGGCAATAAAAAAGGATGGATACCTGCTAACTATG TGGAAGAACAAGTGGAAGAAATAGTTCTACCACTGCATGAAGCTGCAAGGAGAGGAAATATATCCTTTCTACGAGAAGGTTTGAGCAGTGGAGTATCTGGAACTGGATTAGATTCAGCAGGCAACACACCTTTATACTGGGCTGCACGTGCTGGACATGAAGACTGTGTTAAATTACTACTAGAAATACCAAATCCTGCTGTGAATGCTCAG AACAAAATGGGTGATACTCCTCTACATGTAGCTGCAAGTCATGGACACTTGAGCATTGTTAATCTTTTGTTAGAGGCTGGTAGTGACACTACTTTAAGAAATAATAGTGGCTCAACTGCTGAAGAATTAGCTTGTGATTCAGTTATAAAAAACGCAATCCAAATGAGCCAGCAACAGTACAATGCAACAACTGTGTATGACTACAATGAAGAAGACTACAATGATGAAAGCGACTGA
- the LOC100115960 gene encoding phosphatidate cytidylyltransferase, photoreceptor-specific, with product MSEVRKRTVAEAVAKDVSDDQKEDIESEDDAKLDVDELTKTLPQGTDHTPEILGSALSGLSDRWKNWVIRGIFTFLMIGGFCLIIYGGPLALMVTVLIVQVKCFEEIINIGYAVYRIHGLPWFRSLSWYFLITSNYFFYGENLMDYFAVVINRTDYLRFLVTYHRFVSFCLYIIGFVWFVLSLVKKYYMKQFSLFAWTHVALLIVVTQSYLIIQNIFEGLIWFIVPVSMIVINDVMAYVFGFFFGRTPLIKLSPKKTWEGFVGGGFSTVVLGLMMSYAMCQYRYFVCPIEYSEALGRMTMDCEPSYLFRPQEYTLPNFLQVVTNMFKWKSTVTMYPFMLHSLSLSVFSSVIGPFGGFFASGFKRAFKIKDFGDVIPGHGGIMDRFDCQYLMATFVNVYISSFIHTASPQKLLQQVFTLKPEQQLQLFQTLQDSLQHRGLLNAS from the exons atgTCGGAGGTGCGGAAGAGGACAGTAGCCGAGGCAGTGGCGAAGGACGTTAGCGACGATCAA AAAGAAGATATTGAATCAGAGGATGATGCCAAACTTGATGTTGATGAACTTACGAAAACCTTGCCACAAGGAACAGATCATACCCCAGAGATACTTGGCTCTGCACTTTCTGGCTTATCTGATCG ctGGAAAAATTGGGTCATCAGGggtattttcacttttttgatGATAGGTGGATTTTGTCTCATCATATATGGAGGTCCTTTGGCTCTGATGGTCACG GTTCTAATTGTGCAAGTTAAATGTTTTGAAGAAATCATCAATATTGGTTATGCTGTGTATAGGATTCATGGTTTGCCCTGGTTTCGTTCATTATCGTGGTACTTTTTAATTACTTCCAATTACTTCTTCTATGGAGAAAACTTGATGGACTACTTTGCAGTTGTCATAAATAGAACA GACTACTTACGTTTTCTCGTAACGTACCACAGATTCGTTTCGTTCTGTTTATATATTATTGGGTTCGTTTGGTTTGTACTTTCACTGGTGAAAAAATACTACATGaaacaattttcattatttgcATGGACTCACGTCGCTCTGCTAATAGTAGTAACTCAAAGCTacttgattattcaaaatatttttgaaggtTTAATATg GTTTATTGTACCAGTGAGTATGATCGTCATAAACGATGTGATGGCATATGTCTTCGGATTCTTCTTTGGCAGAACACCGCTAATAAAATTGTCTCCTAAAAAGACGTGGGAAGGTTTCGTAGGTGGCGGTTTTTCGACTGTCGTACTTGGATTAATG atgTCGTACGCCATGTGCCAATACCGCTACTTCGTCTGTCCGATCGAATACAGTGAAGCTCTAGGTAGAATGACCATGGATTGTGAACCTTCTTACTTGTTCAGACCGCAAGAATATACTTTGCCGAatttcttgcaagtcgtcACTAATATG TTTAAATGGAAGTCAACCGTCACAATGTATCCGTTTATGTTGCATTCCTTATCGTTGTCGGTATTTAGTTCGGTAATAGGTCCATTCGGCGGCTTCTTTGCAAGCGGTTTCAAGAGGGCGTTTAAGATTAAA GACTTTGGTGATGTAATACCCGGTCATGGCGGAATAATGGATAGATTTGACTGTCAGTATCTGATGGCAACTTTCGTTAATGTCTACATCTCGTCTTTCATTCACACAGCTTCTCCCCAGAAACTATTGCAGCAGGTCTTTACATTAAAACCCGAGCAGCAACTTCAGTTATTCCAGACTTTGCAGGATTCGTTGCAACACAGAGGTCTTTTAAATGCTTCCTAA
- the LOC100680074 gene encoding uncharacterized protein LOC100680074 — protein MNRKWKEKKQKEPKNSPVLFEDEENGTSSSDEVKKSKLATPNSSQTKTYSGHSTPIQKKADTSEFPEIHYNESPIEPLTQHPPSEVGWDYQRPINKDEEEVNVPNPMEITKTPKRGVLLAKKRNSNSPLLYKPLKKKLIQEEQQESMAGFVKELKAMEMKAKEMKDKKGEKFETQPKTEDRPVESQLVVEMDTQPSDDSDIKLQISSPQQGEISMAAKNYDVLLDDSIEDIMIMCSQEVEAKEFGNQKNQPVTETKNQPNANVSKEKISVKPSPNSSLEKMFSNLAKENIQPLNNTDKFVSDTSSKSSSVSKVDSASLEIPDDSFDDFFGEIDDRDFSKNVNSDIQIGSSTNKLINKPSAKSVSTISSTVTSSKTATSQNNTLQSKPSIFVQTKNTALATYNCISDTQASSASVQTKVINTKANFGYLNKESYAVRNTNSSGFYSQMQTSLTTNNDARLFKSKSYSDSNFQQRNSVTNFVNNSTSNLGISADQYKGQSMTSIYQNSKSTHCTTGSAGESKSVRRIQSSSSLGNPNTYDNVSQRSSVNSSGRSQSTPAEIERKRQEAIMKREAKMKSKLNNPTLNRPPQSSIKR, from the exons ATGAACAGAaaatggaaagaaaaaaaacagaagGAACCCAAAAACTCTCCAGTACTTTTCGAAGACGAAG AAAATGGCACATCGTCATCCGACgaagtaaaaaaaagcaaattagCAACTCCAAACTCAAGCCAAACGAAAACCTACTCAGGTCATAGCACACCGATTCAAAAAAAAGCAGATACCTCAGAATTTCCAGAGATACACTATAATGAAAGTCCCATTGAACCTCTTACGCAACATCCACCCAGTGAGGTAGGCTGGGATTATCAAAGACCAATAAATAAAGATGAAGAAGAGGTCAATGTCCCAAATCCAATGGAGATAACCAAAACTCCAAAGAGAGGTGTTTTACTTGCCAAAAAGAGGAACTCCAATTCACCTTTACTCTACAAAccgctgaaaaaaaaacttattcaaGAAGAGCAACAAGAGAGCATGGCAGGTTTTGTGAAAGAATTAAAGGCGATGGAAATGAAAGCAAAAGAAATGAAAgataaaaaaggagaaaaatttgaGACTCAACCAAAGACTGAGGATAGACCCGTAGAGAGTCAGTTAGTAGTTGAAATGGATACACAGCCATCAGATGATTCTGATATAAAGCTTCAAATTTCATCACCTCAACAAGGTGAAATCAGTATGGCTGCGAAAAATTATGATGTCTTACTAGATGACTCAATAGAAGACATAATGATTATGTGTAGTCAGGAAGTAGAAGCAAAGGAATTTGGTAATCAGAAGAATCAACCTGTAACTGAAACAAAAAACCAACCGAATGCTAATgtatcaaaagaaaaaatatccgTGAAACCATCTCCAAATTCAAgtttagaaaaaatgtttagtAATTTAGCCAAGGAAAATATTCAACCATTGAATAATACTGATAAATTTGTTAGTGATACTTCTAGTAAGAGTTCATCTGTAAGTAAGGTAGACTCAGCTTCTCTGGAAATTCCTGATGACTCTttcgatgatttttttggTGAAATCGATGACAgagatttttctaaaaatgttaattcaGATATCCAGATTGGTAGCAGTACGAATAAGTTAATTAACAAGCCAAGTGCCAAATCAGTATCAACAATAAGTAGCACTGTTACAAGTTCAAAAACAGCAACAAGTCAAAATAATACTCTTCAGTCAAAACCTTCAATCTTTGTACAAACAAAGAATACTGCTTTGGCAACCTATAACTGCATCAGTGACACTCAAGCTTCAAGTGCTTCAGTACAAACCAAAGTCATAAATACAAAGGCCAACTTTGGATATTTGAATAAAGAAAGCTATGCTGTGCGAAACACTAATAGTTCAGGCTTCTACTCACAAATGCAAACGAGTCTAACTACTAATAATGACGCAAGattatttaaatctaaaagctaCTCAGACTCAAATTTTCAACAGAGAAATTCagtaacaaattttgttaacaATAGTACTTCCAATCTTGGGATTTCTGCTGATCAATATAAAGGGCAGAGTATGACTTCAATATATCAGAATTCAAAATCGACTCACTGTACTACTGGATCAGCAGGAGAAAGCAAAAGTGTACGAAGGATACAATCTAGCTCATCTCTTGGGAACCCTAATACATATGATAACGTAAGTCAAAGATCTAGTGTAAATAGTAGTGGGCGGTCACAGTCCACACCAGCCGAAATAGAAAGGAAGCGACAAGAAGCGATAATGAAGCGTGAGGCTAAAATGAAAAGCAAATTGAACAACCCGACCTTGAACAGGCCGCCACAAAGTTCGATAAAACGATAG
- the LOC100116287 gene encoding uncharacterized protein LOC100116287 isoform X1 → MSSSSSSSANYGFGVGLAAGGASTAVAQQGQGIAALLVMLAVLCFIFAYCCWGAPFCRSICRRHCCCRLEDTDSESGGFGPSSTLSGANGTTNGDQAVLATPTIILLPHGRMLVVDGTIFTQFQAENTGLDLVELGESVMRAQRNPSGVVSRHQLQNSQGSIIEMDAETPGKDSMGSLGCFPPPTYESIYGKEEAGDMPPSYSDILLHRFANLPYEIEMQDYSGAAGAANGHDIKEEIELRSLENCPHIIGNPINSLTYPYAAAALAGCYSSQSLPRRNPSLISNPLDSYCVDNELASLRHLAHEQQRRRSASTSTATRARNSPRSRRTSLQYCEDEAAAAQRRDSRINVDDLPTTADNVMDNRYSHPWDDAMNSRNSARSDRGDDELDDIPRSNLVYVRSRRSEDDEPLRVPRESRISSEAPISWNLDDLDVRYGSELEAASSVGPQGSECDEAAADEEPGNFQTLADIRESRV, encoded by the exons atgagcagcagcagcagcagcagcgcaaacTACGGCTTCGGCGTGGGTCTGGCGGCTGGAGGCGCGAGTACGGCAGTGGCGCAGCAGGGCCAAGGTATCGCGGCCCTCCTGGTCATGCTAGCCGTGCTGTGCTTCATCTTCGCCTACTGCTGTTGGGGCGCGCCGTTCTGCCGCTCGATCTGCCGACGACACTGCTGCTGTCGCCTCGAGGACACGGACTCGGAGTCCGGTGGATTCGGACCTTCCTCGACCTTGTCCGGAGCCAATGGGACGACCAACGGGGACCAGGCTGTGCTGGCCACGCCGACGATCATACTGCTGCCGCACGGAAGGATGCTCGTCGTTGATGGGACGATCTTCACGCAGTTCCAGGCGGAGAACACTG GCTTGGATCTGGTGGAGCTCGGCGAGAGCGTGATGCGCGCACAAAGAAATCCTTCGGGCGTCGTGTCTCGGCACCAGCTGCAGAACAGCCAGGGCAGTATAATCGAAATGGACGCGGAAACACCCGGTAAAGATAGCATGGGCTCGCTCGGCTGCTTCCCGCCGCCCACCTACGAGAGCATTTACGGCAAAGAGGAGGCCGGAGATATGCCGCCGTCGTACTCCGACATTCTCCTGCACAG ATTCGCCAACCTGCCGTACGAGATCGAGATGCAGGACTACAGCGGAGCCGCCGGGGCTGCCAACGGCCACGACATCAAGGAGGAGATCGAGCTGCGCAGTCTGGAGAACTGCCCGCACATAATCGGCAATCCGATCAACAGCCTGACCTACCCCTACGCTGCGGCGGCTCTCGCGGGCTGCTACTCCAGCCAGAGTCTGCCGCGGCGCAACCCCTCGCTCATCAGCAATCCTCTCGACAGCTACTGCGTAGACAACGAACTCGCGAGTCTGCGCCACTTGGCTCACGAGCAGCAGAGACGTCGAAGCGCCTCGACGAGCACCGCCACGAGGGCCAGGAACAGCCCGAGGTCGCGCAGAACCTCGCTGCAGTACTGCGAAGACGAAGCCGCAGCCGCGCAGAGGAGGGACTCGAGGATCAACGTCGACGACCTGCCGACGACTGCCG ACAACGTTATGGACAACCGATACTCTCATCCGTGGGACGACGCGATGAACTCCCGCAACAGCGCCAGAAGCGACCGAGGCGACGACGAGCTGGACGACATACCTCGCTCGAATCTCGTCTACGTGAGATCTCGAAGATCCGAAGACGACGAGCCTCTGAGAGTGCCTCGGGAGAGCAGGATATCTAGCGAAGCGCCAATCAGCTGGAACCTCGACGATCTGGACGTGCGATACGGCTCGGAGCTCGAGGCTGCTAGCAGCGTCGGGCCACAGGGCAGCGAGTGCGACGAAGCTGCAGCGGATGAGGAGCCCGGCAACTTCCAGACACTCGCCGACATTCGCGAGAGCAGAGTCTAG
- the LOC100116071 gene encoding gamma-tubulin complex component 4, which yields MLHEILLSLWGCSTSVAEIIETDPLRLDNYLHPGERVLINKILEIVKEYNTIKKFIKKNSTIDDTHSVSKGLYLAALCDGMDKALEPFREDIVDMERIVLNDGYTPVSMILCRVQNYISLFSVLNGIIREIETQNLHGCKILQCLHHYVHTGIPQVKQALEKMTHCVHVIFYKHLTSWLVYGHLEDVHKEFFIQKTDKTNDMIMSEEKDKDVDKDKVDADVEKDGKEFSNEMWDYDINMEVLPYYIRYSLACKILTIGQTIIMFGNDPRQRKDLKMMTKNAENLIWGEKEYEYFKKLRSLQAKPTFALIEFERTVDELKRCVTQHLWHVAVEEAQLVNRLKLIKDFYLMGRGDMFLEFIRLASHILDKTPTSHTSRDINLAFQMAIRKTQSTDETALESFNFAVPVLSPSKDEATAEIKEQSTAGSTEFSEKEREDPIDKKGWGLIILKYKVTWPLHLLFNPKTLGNYNTLFRFLLRVKKTQINLWNLWRDHMNSKNIDIDVIQLRNNLIFIVDNLQYYLQVDVIESQYAIMENTLKNTRNFEDVQKAHVIFLANIMSRTFLISGERQDKRSPVSKLIRLLLRLCDDFIRNASVWEIENLLETEKIELKSLNDVLDGLMSWLTKTLNRVRSQPSGEHLAQLLLRLDFNRWFSSKKL from the exons ATGTTGCACGAAATCTTGCTGTCTCTGTGGGGCTGCTCAACCAGCGTTGCTGAAATTATTGAAACAGAC cCCTTGCGACTGGATAACTATCTTCATCCTGGAGAAAGAGTTCTCATTAACAAGATATTGGAAATTGTAAAAGAGTATAAcaccataaaaaaatttataaaaaaaaatagcacTATAGAtg ACACACATTCAGTAAGTAAGGGACTGTATCTGGCAGCACTGTGCGATGGAATGGATAAAGCATTAGAGCCGTTTAGGGAGGATATTGTCGATATGGAAAGAATAGTTTTAAATGATGGTTACACTCCAGTATCTATGATTCTCTGTAGGGTACAAAATTACATATCTCTGTTCTCAGTTCTCAATGGAATAATTAGAGAA ATCGAAACACAAAATTTGCATGGTTGCAAAATATTACAATGCCTACATCATTATGTTCATACTGGCATCCCTCAAGTGAAACAAGCACTAGAAAA AATGACCCATTGTGTGCATGTTATCTTTTATAAGCACTTAACTAGTTGGCTTGTGTATGGACATTTAGAAGATGTGcacaaagaattttttatacaaaaaactGATAAAACAAATGATATGATCATGAGTGAAGAGAAAGATAAGGATGTTGATAAAGACAAAGTTGATGCTGATGTAGAAAAAGATGGAAAAGAattttccaacgaaatgtgGGATTATGATATTAACATGGAAGTGCTGCCTTACTACATTAGATATTCGCTAGCCTGTAAAATATTGACCATTGGTCAAACGATAATTATGTTTGGTAATGATCCACGCCAGagaaaagatttgaaaatgaTGACAAAAAATGCGGAAAATTTGATATGGGGTGAAAAAGAGTAcgagtattttaaaaaactgaGAAGTTTGCAGGCCAAGCCAACGTTTGCACTCATTGAGTTCGAACGAACCGTAGACGAACTGAAACGGTGCGTAACGCAGCATCTGTGGCACGTCGCGGTTGAAGAGGCACAGCTCGTCAATCGTCTAAAGCTCAttaaagatttttatttaatggGACGTGGCGACATGTTTCTCGAATTCATTAGACTAGCATCGCATATTCTTGACAAAACTCCAACTAGTCATACGTCGCGGGATATAAATTTAGCCTTTCAAATGGCAATAAGAAAAACTCAATCCACGGATGAAACTGCCTTGGAAAGTTTCAATTTTGCTGTTCCTGTTCTTTCGCCCAGCAAAGATGAAGCTACTGCAGAAATAAAAGAACAGAGTACTGCTGGCAGTACcgaattttcagaaaaagagagagaagatccTATAG ATAAAAAGGGCTGGggtcttattattttaaaatacaaagtAACATGGCCACTTCACTTGCTGTTTAATCCAAAAACTCTTGGAAATTACAATACATTATTCAGATTTTTACTGCGAGTGAAGAAAACTCAAATTAATTTATGGAATCTCTGGAGAGACCATATGAATTCTAAAAACAT AGATATTGATGTAATACAACTTCGCAATAATCTTATTTTCATTGTTGACAACTTGCAGTATTACCTTCAGGTTGATGTTATAGAAAGTCAGTATGCAATAATGGAAAACACTCTGAAAAATACACGAAATTTCGAAGATGTGCAAAAAGCTCATGTGATATTTTTGGCAAACATTATGTCtcgaacatttttaataagtgGAGAAAGACAAGATAAGAGAAGTCCG GTGAGCAAATTAATAAGACTATTATTACGTCTTTGTGACGATTTCATTAGGAATGCTTCTGTTTGGGAAATAGAAAATTTGCttgaaactgaaaaaataGAATTGAAGTCGTTAAACGATGTATTGGACGGTTTAATGAGTTGGCTAACAAAAACATTAAACAGAGTCCGTTCTCAGCCCAGTGGAGAGCATTTGGCACAATTATTGTTAAGGCTTGATTTCAATAGGTGGTTTAGcagtaaaaagttataa
- the LOC100116287 gene encoding uncharacterized protein LOC100116287 isoform X2, translating into MYTHNFKAFLLAFDLVRGAHPCGYPVYTRVFLRELFLKIDTPKISARAKALYPREAPRARFTEDAFSIYARFFPLRKSSPLCVVGANIPRGRKCLDLVELGESVMRAQRNPSGVVSRHQLQNSQGSIIEMDAETPGKDSMGSLGCFPPPTYESIYGKEEAGDMPPSYSDILLHRFANLPYEIEMQDYSGAAGAANGHDIKEEIELRSLENCPHIIGNPINSLTYPYAAAALAGCYSSQSLPRRNPSLISNPLDSYCVDNELASLRHLAHEQQRRRSASTSTATRARNSPRSRRTSLQYCEDEAAAAQRRDSRINVDDLPTTADNVMDNRYSHPWDDAMNSRNSARSDRGDDELDDIPRSNLVYVRSRRSEDDEPLRVPRESRISSEAPISWNLDDLDVRYGSELEAASSVGPQGSECDEAAADEEPGNFQTLADIRESRV; encoded by the exons ATGTATACCCATAACTTCAAAGCATTTCTGCTCGCGTTTGACCTGGTTCGCGGAGCACACCCTTGCGGCTATCCTGTATATACGCGTGTCTTTTTGCGCGAGCTATTCTTAAAAATCGATACGCCAAAGATTTCCGCACGCGCGAAGGCTCTGTATCCCCGCGAGGCACCACGAGCACGATTTACGGAAGATGCGTTTTCCATATACGCTCGATTTTTTCCGCTCCGTAAATCCAGCCCATTGTGTGTCGTAGGAGCGAATATTCCGAGAGGGAGAAAAT GCTTGGATCTGGTGGAGCTCGGCGAGAGCGTGATGCGCGCACAAAGAAATCCTTCGGGCGTCGTGTCTCGGCACCAGCTGCAGAACAGCCAGGGCAGTATAATCGAAATGGACGCGGAAACACCCGGTAAAGATAGCATGGGCTCGCTCGGCTGCTTCCCGCCGCCCACCTACGAGAGCATTTACGGCAAAGAGGAGGCCGGAGATATGCCGCCGTCGTACTCCGACATTCTCCTGCACAG ATTCGCCAACCTGCCGTACGAGATCGAGATGCAGGACTACAGCGGAGCCGCCGGGGCTGCCAACGGCCACGACATCAAGGAGGAGATCGAGCTGCGCAGTCTGGAGAACTGCCCGCACATAATCGGCAATCCGATCAACAGCCTGACCTACCCCTACGCTGCGGCGGCTCTCGCGGGCTGCTACTCCAGCCAGAGTCTGCCGCGGCGCAACCCCTCGCTCATCAGCAATCCTCTCGACAGCTACTGCGTAGACAACGAACTCGCGAGTCTGCGCCACTTGGCTCACGAGCAGCAGAGACGTCGAAGCGCCTCGACGAGCACCGCCACGAGGGCCAGGAACAGCCCGAGGTCGCGCAGAACCTCGCTGCAGTACTGCGAAGACGAAGCCGCAGCCGCGCAGAGGAGGGACTCGAGGATCAACGTCGACGACCTGCCGACGACTGCCG ACAACGTTATGGACAACCGATACTCTCATCCGTGGGACGACGCGATGAACTCCCGCAACAGCGCCAGAAGCGACCGAGGCGACGACGAGCTGGACGACATACCTCGCTCGAATCTCGTCTACGTGAGATCTCGAAGATCCGAAGACGACGAGCCTCTGAGAGTGCCTCGGGAGAGCAGGATATCTAGCGAAGCGCCAATCAGCTGGAACCTCGACGATCTGGACGTGCGATACGGCTCGGAGCTCGAGGCTGCTAGCAGCGTCGGGCCACAGGGCAGCGAGTGCGACGAAGCTGCAGCGGATGAGGAGCCCGGCAACTTCCAGACACTCGCCGACATTCGCGAGAGCAGAGTCTAG